AAGCTCAACAAGGACGTCCAGGCCGGCCATCAGCGGTACCGGAGCTAGGGCCGTGCGCATCCGCTACTCGCGCTGGGACGGCTCGCAGAAGCTCGACGACCTCGACGCCGACGACCTCCTGTCGGCGATGTCCGACGACCTCCTGACCGACGGCGACCCCGGGCGCGCGCTGCGCCGGCTCCTCCAGCGCGGCGCCCGGCGGCCCGACGGCGCGCCCGTGCCCGGACTTCAAGATCTGCTCCAGCGGCTCCGCCGGCAGCGCCAGCAGCGGCTCGACCGCTACGACCTCGGCTCGGCGCTCGACGACATCACGCAGAAGCTCGACGACGTGATCCGGACCGAGCGCGCGGGCGTCGAGCGCCGCGTCCCGAACGGACGCGAGCGCGCGGCGAAGCTCGCGCGGCTGGACCGGCTCCCGCCCGACCCCGCCGGCCGCATCCGCGAGCTCCAGAAGCACGACTTCACCGAGCCCGAGGCGAAGCGCAAGTTCGAGGAGCTGCTGAAGTCGCTCCAGCGGCAGATGCTCCAGCCGTTCGCCCAGGGCATGCAGCAGGCGCTCCAGAACCTCACGCCCGAGGACCTCCGGCGCATGCGCGAGATGATGCGCGACCTGAACCGCATGCTCCGCCAGCGGCTCGAGGGCGAGGAGCCGGACTTCCAGGCGTTCATGGACAAGTGGGGCCAGCACTTCCCGGGCGTCGAGAGCCTCGACGAGCTGCTCGAGCGGATGGCGGAGCAGATGGCCCAGCTCCAGTCGCTCATGGCGAGCCTCGCCCCCGATCAGCGCCGCGAGCTCCAGGACATGATGAGCTCGCTTTTCCTGAAGGACGAGCGGCTCGAGGCCGAGATGCGCCAGCTCGCGCAGAGCCTCGGCGAGCTCCTGCCGCTCGACGAGCTCGCCCGGCGCTACGATTTCCGTGGCGACGAGGAGCTCGGCATGCGCGAGGCCATGCGCCTCATGGAGGAGCTCCAGCAGCTCGACCAGCTCGAGCGCGAGCTCCGCGGCGTCGAGGACGCGGGCGACCTCGAGCGCGTCGACCCGGAGCGCGTCGGTCGGCTCCTCGGCGAGGAGTCGCAGCGCGACCTGGAGCGGCTGCGCGAGCTCACGCGAAAGCTCGAGGAGGCGGGGTACCTCGAGCGCAAGGGCGACCGGCTCGAGCTGACCGCGCGCGCCATCCGGAAGATCGGCGACAAGGCGCTCGGCGACATCTTCGCCGTCCTCAAGCGCGACCGGTTCGGCCGCCACGCGGTGAGCCGGCGCGGCGCCGGCGGCGACCCGACCGACGAGGCCAAGCCCTACGAGTTCGGCGACCCGTTCCTGCTCGACCTGCGCCGGACCCTCATGAACGCGGTCGAGCGCGGCGGGCCGGGCACGCCGGTGCGGCTCGCGCCGGCCGACTTCGCGGTCCACCGGACCGAGCTCTCGACGCGCGCGGCGACGGTCGTCATGCTCGACATGAGCCGCTCGATGCTGAACAACGGCTACTTCCTGCCGGCGAAGAAGGTCGCGCTCGCCCTCACGGCCCTGATCCGCGGCCAGTTCCCGCGCGACAGCCTGCACATCGTCGGCTTCTCGCTCTACGCGCGCGAGTTCAGCCCCGAGCAGCTCCCGACCCTCGCGTGGACCGAGTGGAACGTCGGCACCAACATGCACCACGGCTTCCAGCTCGCGCGCCGGCTCCTCGGCCGCCGGCAGGGCGGCAACCGGCAGATCATCATGATCACCGACGGCGAGCCCACCGCCCACCTCGAGGGCGGCGAGGCCGAGTTCTCGTATCCGCCGACACGGCGCACGTTCGAGGAGACGCTGAAGGAAGTCCAGCGCTGCACGCGCGACGGGATCACGATCAACACCTTCATGCTGGAGCGGAGCCGCTCGCTCGTCGCGTTCGTCGAGCAGATGGCCCGCATCAACCGCGGCCGCGCGTTCTTCGCCGCGCCCGAGCGGCTCGGCGAGTACGTGCTGGTCGACTACGTCAATGCCAAGCGCCGCGCGGTCTCCTGAGGAGGCCCACCCATGAAAGCCGCGATCCTCTACGAGGCGAACAAACCGCTCCAGGTCGTCGACGTCGAGCAGCAGGGTCCGCAGGCCGGCGAGGCGCGCGTGCGCGTGATGGCGGCCGGCATCTGCCACAGCGACTGGCACATTATGAACGGCGACTGGCCGCTCCCGCTGCCGATGGCGCTCGGCCACGAGGCCGCCGGCATCGTCGCCGAGGTGGGCGCGGGCGTCGCCGGCGTCAAGCCCGGCGACCACGTCATCTTCTCGTTCCGGCCGCACTGCGGGCGCTGCTTCTACTGCTCGACGGGGCGCTCGATCCTCTGCGATGGGCACCCGGGCGTGCGCTGGACGCTGCTCGACGGCACCTGCCGCCTCAAGCGCAACGGACAGGACATCTTCCAGATGGCGCGCATCGGGACCTTCGCCGAGTCCGTCGTCTGCCCCGCCGAGATGCTCGTACCGATCCGCAAGGAGATGCCGTGGGCGCAGGCGGCGCTCATGGGCTGCTGCGTGCCGACCGGCGTCGGCGCGGTCACCCACTGTGCGAAGGTCGAGGCGGGCGCGTCGGTGCTGGTGGTCGGCTGCGGCGGCGTCGGGCTCAACGTCGTGCAGGGCGCGCGGCTCGCGGGCGCGGGCAAGATCATCGCGTGCGACCTCCTCGAGAACAAGCTCGCGTTCGCGCGCGAGTTCGGCGCCACGCACACGCTCGACGCGTCGAAGGAGAAGGTCGTGGACCGCGTGCGCGAGCTGACCGGCGGGCGCGGGGCCGACTACGCCTTCGACGCGATCGGCGGCGAGGCGACGACGCTCCAGATCCTCGACGCGATCCGCCCGGGCGGCACGGCCGTCATCGTCGGAATGGCCGCCATGAACGTGCGCGCGCCGATCACGCCGTACCTGATGGCGCTCCAGGAGAAGAACCTCAAGGGCACGATGTACGGCTCGGTGCGCCCCAACATCGACTTCCCGCGGCTGGTGGACCTCTACCTCGACGGCCGGCTGAAGATCGACCAGCTCATCAGCCGGACATACGAGCTCGACGAGATCAACGAGGGGTTCCACGCGCTCCGGAGCGGGCAGGTCGCCCGCGGGGTCGTCGTCTTCGCCTGACCCCCACCGCCGATTGACGCGCTTCGCCACCGCTCTACCCAGGGTGGTGGTGCGGACCCGGGAGCCCCCTGACGCCTTTGGGGGGATTCCCCGCCCTCGATTCAGGGATTACCCCGATTGTTGTCGCTCCCCCCAGGCCGCAATCTCCCCGCAATGCCAGCGACGTTCCGGGCGCCACGCGGGGGGAGGACGTCATGAGGATCGTCTGTGCCTGGTGCGAAAAGGAAGGGCGGCCTGCGGTGATTCGGGTGGACGACTCCGCCGCGAACTTCGACTCTCACGGCATCTGCGACGCCCACACCGTCAAGGTGCTCAGCGAGCTCCGGAGCCGCCTCAAGCAGACCTGGCAGGTGGGCCCCACGTACCTGGACGCCACCACCGCGGTCCGGGCCGCGACCATGCGAACCGCGCTGGCGGGCTCCCCGACCTCCTGAGATCGAAGGACGGGCCATGACGGTCGGCGTCGAGACACTCGCGCTGAGGAAGCTGGTCGAGACGAACGTCGAGGTCGTCGAAGCCGGTCTCCGGGTCGTCGACACGCGCTTTCTCATCGGCCAGTCCTCGGTGGACATCGTCGCGCGCGACGAGACGGGCGCGCTGACGCTGATAGCGGCCGGGGTGGCCGGGGACGACGAGATGTTCTTCAAGGTCGTCGGCGCCTACCGGTGGTGCCGCCGGAACCCCGACGCGGTCCGCCACCTGTTTCGGGGAACGCGGCTCTCGACCCATCGGGCGCCGCGGATGCTGTTCGTCGTCCAGCGCTTCGCCCGGTCCTTCGTGCGGAGTATGGACGACCTCGGCTTCGAGCCCGTCCACGGCCTCGACCTCCTCGACCTCGGCGTCAACGGGAGCGCGACGATGGCGCTCGAGGTGAGGGAGCGTCCCTGGGGCCGCGCCGCGCTCGAGCCGGTGCGGGACGCCAAGCGCGAGATAGTCGCCGGCTTCACGCTTCGGGCCCTCGAAGTCTCCGCGTCCTGAGCGAACCCCCCGCCTCGGACCTCCAGACAAGAAACGGGGGAGGGTCGGCCCTCCCCCGGACGCCTGAATCGACCGCTCGAGCGCTACGGGACCGGGACGGTCGCGCCGTCGCCGACCGCGGAGATGTTGAAACTCCCCGCGCCTGTGCGGGGATGCAATCCGACCCTCTTGGTCATCGCGGTGACAAAACCCGTCACCCGCCCTTGCGCTATTGCCGGCTGATCAGCACCTTCACCTTCGGGTACTCCGGCGCCTTCCCCTCGACGTCGACGATGCGGAGGACGCCGTCGGGGGTCTCCAGCAGAAGGTTGTTATTGCTGAAGGCCACGTACCTTCCCCACGACTTCGGCACGCTGATCTCGTACTTGGCTGATGAGGTCTGCGCCTGCGCCGGGGCGGGCGCGGGGAGCCACGGGCGCACCGCGATCACGGCCAGCGCCAGGGCCGATGACGGTCAGCACGGTCTTGAGGTAACGGTCTGCGATCATGGTCGTCCTCCCGCTGATTGAGTGTTCCAGCAAACTAGTTATACTTGATCGGTCATGCGTCGCTCAGAGATCCTCGCGCTGCTCGCGGCGCTGGTGGCGCTCGCCGCGGCGGCCGCGCCCGTGGGCGCCGCCGACCGACCCGAGGCCCCGAGCCCTCCGAATGTCGCGGGAGTCCTGACGCCCTGGGGCCAGCTCGATCTCTCGCTGAGCCTCACGCCCTACAATCTCCCCATCCGGCTCACGCTCGACCCCCGGACGGAGCCCGCGAGCCCAGCGCCGACCTTGTCCGTGGCGCCGTACTTCGCCGTCGGGCGCCCCGAGGAGCTCGACGGTGATCTGCCCGCGGGCCTGCGGAGCCTCCGTCCCGAGAAGGCTCAGCAGCTCAAGACGGCCGCCGGCGTGGTCCTGGGGCTCGGCGCGAACGCCGAGATCACCGGCGAATACCGGTTTCTGGGCATGCGCCAATCCGGGCTGAGCTGGAGCCCGTCCGGACTCGACAGGACATTCGACGCG
The Candidatus Methylomirabilota bacterium DNA segment above includes these coding regions:
- a CDS encoding Zn-dependent alcohol dehydrogenase, coding for MKAAILYEANKPLQVVDVEQQGPQAGEARVRVMAAGICHSDWHIMNGDWPLPLPMALGHEAAGIVAEVGAGVAGVKPGDHVIFSFRPHCGRCFYCSTGRSILCDGHPGVRWTLLDGTCRLKRNGQDIFQMARIGTFAESVVCPAEMLVPIRKEMPWAQAALMGCCVPTGVGAVTHCAKVEAGASVLVVGCGGVGLNVVQGARLAGAGKIIACDLLENKLAFAREFGATHTLDASKEKVVDRVRELTGGRGADYAFDAIGGEATTLQILDAIRPGGTAVIVGMAAMNVRAPITPYLMALQEKNLKGTMYGSVRPNIDFPRLVDLYLDGRLKIDQLISRTYELDEINEGFHALRSGQVARGVVVFA
- a CDS encoding VWA domain-containing protein, which codes for MRIRYSRWDGSQKLDDLDADDLLSAMSDDLLTDGDPGRALRRLLQRGARRPDGAPVPGLQDLLQRLRRQRQQRLDRYDLGSALDDITQKLDDVIRTERAGVERRVPNGRERAAKLARLDRLPPDPAGRIRELQKHDFTEPEAKRKFEELLKSLQRQMLQPFAQGMQQALQNLTPEDLRRMREMMRDLNRMLRQRLEGEEPDFQAFMDKWGQHFPGVESLDELLERMAEQMAQLQSLMASLAPDQRRELQDMMSSLFLKDERLEAEMRQLAQSLGELLPLDELARRYDFRGDEELGMREAMRLMEELQQLDQLERELRGVEDAGDLERVDPERVGRLLGEESQRDLERLRELTRKLEEAGYLERKGDRLELTARAIRKIGDKALGDIFAVLKRDRFGRHAVSRRGAGGDPTDEAKPYEFGDPFLLDLRRTLMNAVERGGPGTPVRLAPADFAVHRTELSTRAATVVMLDMSRSMLNNGYFLPAKKVALALTALIRGQFPRDSLHIVGFSLYAREFSPEQLPTLAWTEWNVGTNMHHGFQLARRLLGRRQGGNRQIIMITDGEPTAHLEGGEAEFSYPPTRRTFEETLKEVQRCTRDGITINTFMLERSRSLVAFVEQMARINRGRAFFAAPERLGEYVLVDYVNAKRRAVS